The stretch of DNA taaaattatttttttatttaatgtaatttatttaaatataaaaaataatatttttttagtgatttTAAAAGGGAAGCAGGGTGGAGAGTGATCTTTCACTcccatgttattttttttgccaGTCGCAActctaactttttttattatttaatcatttaaaataattattgtgttaaatttatatatagttacatcgataattcaactaataaaaaatttcgataaaaatatttaaaaaacaattggGGAAAAAGACAAATTTCCTTGATTTTACGAAGTTAAATTTATGTTCCTGAACTATCATCTCAACTATTATTTACATaggataaaattatataatcatGTAAAATTCTATCAAAAGTTCGTGTAAATTAAATATTCATTCCTCGTATGTTGTAAAATGATAGTGTGAAATATTCATTCTCCGTAAATTGTCAGAAATTAGAATAAAGATTGAAATAGGAAGAACATCGAAATTGTAAATatcatttaatattaattttataataattatatgatTAGTTAAGTCTGTGTTcgtcaaaaataataataatgattatctGATTGATAAATTATAGGACAAAATGATcttgtttccaattttttttttttgtagagtcTTGTTTCCAAACTTTAATAGTaattaatcatattaataattaattggtactggtttaattaaatatatttcaaaaattagtGGACAGGATaacatagtgacaggataggatataaaacaggataaggataggataggataacagcaggataacagttatactcagttatcatatcctgtgtttggtgcacacaggataacaaacatgataactattatattttgtttttaatacatatttgctcATAAGAGCATGAATATCGGTGTTCTTTACAGTGTGATTTTACTGCAACACACCATGTATTGTCTGACAACATGGATAATCCATCCTTTTTCAATGTTGCTAAACTAAAAACGTCTTTCTCTGCAACAACGTTCTTAAAGTGCCACACGGCCCACACCTatggtttttttctttttgtaacaaTTAAATACATGTTTTTTGGTGAGTTTTTTGGATCTAGTGGGACCCATTTGAGAGTTTTTGGTaagttgtatgaatatttaagaaatgtggttgagttgtttaaatatttgagaagtataaataatataaaatattaaatgggACCCATTTAAAGAACCCAAATGAGTTTGATGGATGTGGGTGCtctaataatatgataagatatataacatatttaaatgacaaaattactcttgtaaaacaattgttatttttttaaaattattttgtaatactttgaattttataaataaaaaatataaataagtaatcaaataactttatataattttaaaaaaaaatcatgagaaaataatcaagtttaatttttcatatgaatcatgatcaaataaataactcaataatatatacatgttagagaagccaaataaatatatgatatatctcatacgtaaataataaaactactattgcaaaacaattatatttaactttttataaaatttaaattaatatccctatttgtcaattttttaataataattttactttaaaatattgtaattttagtaaaattttgattttttagaatatttaaattacaaaattacccctgtgagaaaatcacatatatatttaaaaattaattattttattatttatattttattaattttattttatgtattttaaaatatattttataaaataaattaataattttttttcttatcctatcctgctagtaacccagctcaaattcaggataagaattataactagagagacaagataagataagcttcaggattaacttatcatatcctgctgtatcaccaaacactggattgcgccaggatatgatacagttatcctatcctaacTGGCCCTTAttaccaaaaacaaataatttaaaatccGTAGTTATTAAACTTTGAAAACACAGCTTAcggtcaaaaaaaaactttgaaaacACAGCTGAGAAAACAAGTACTACAGTTTAAGCAGGAAAAACcttgaaacaacaacttttcgtTATAACTTTGCTTTGGTACATTGGTTCCTTCTCTCATCTCAGATTCCATTCCACCGAATCTGGTAAtcctttttaattttctttaatagGTTTCTGAATTTTTGACCTATTATTTTCTGCTACTGACTGGATTATGATTATTACTCAAATTTCGAATTCAAATTATTAGGTCAAAATCGATCTCAATTTTCCGCCATGGAAGGTAACAAAGACGAAGCATTAAGATCCATTCGAATCGCAGAAGAAGCAATTGCTTCAGGTAACAAAGATCGCGCTctcaaattcatcaaaattgCTCAACGCTTAAACCGCGATTTACAGCTTGATTCCCTTTTCACTAAATGTGAACGACTCGATTCTCAGTCCACGGCTTCTTCCTCCGGCGCTGGCACCTTGCCGGTGAAGGATAAGTCGGGGAGAATCAAAGAGGATGGTTTGAATGTAGAGAAGAATTACACGGAAGAGAATGTTAAATTGATTCGGGAAATTAAAGGGAAAAGTGATTATTATTCGATTTTAGGGTTAGAGAAGAGTTGTTCTGTTGAAGAGATTAGGAAGgcttataggaaattgtctttGAAGGTTCATCCTGATAAGAATAAAGCGCCGGGTTCAGAAGATGCGTTTAAGAAAGTTTCTAAGGCTTTTAAGTGTTTGAGTGATAATGGTTCTAGAAGGGATTATGATCAAGGTGGGTTGGTTGATGAAGTTGATTCGAATTATAATCAGCCTAATAATAATTTTAGGCGAAGGAGGAGAAGGGGTACCACGGCTCATGATATTTTCGAAGATGAATTTGATCCTGATGAGATATTTAGAGCTTTTTTTGGACAATCGGATGCGTATGGGCGGAGAAATCATGCTTATAGGACTCGGGGCGGTGGTGGTGGGATGGCTAGTCATCATCAGAGGCATGAGGTTCAGGGTGGAGGACATTATCTTATGTTGTTGATTCAGCTTCTTCCATTGTTGATCATTGTGTTGCTTGCTTACTTGCCCTTTACGGATCCTGAATATTCCTTGCAGAAGAATCAGTCTTACCAGATTCTAAAGGTTACTGAGGATTATGGGGTTCAGTTTTTCGTGAAATCTCAGGCATTTGATGCTAATTATCCGGTTGGAAGTTCGGCTCGTGAGGCCATTGAGGATAATGTTATAAAGGATTATAAGAATATGCTTCGTCGTTATTGTCAAATGGAGCTTCAGCGCCGCACTTGGAATAGGAATTTGCCTGTTCCTCACTGTGAAAAGTTGAATAACTTTGGTGTTGTAGCATGAAGGTAACTCTTTATTTCGGCATAGGATATGCAATATGTGTACCATCTATtcagttttatgttatttagaATTGATTGAGTGTTTTTTAATGGATTGAAATACTTTTACTATTATCACTGCTTTTTATTGAGTGTTGATTATGTTGAGCGGCATACA from Trifolium pratense cultivar HEN17-A07 linkage group LG5, ARS_RC_1.1, whole genome shotgun sequence encodes:
- the LOC123885236 gene encoding chaperone protein dnaJ 49-like, with the translated sequence MEGNKDEALRSIRIAEEAIASGNKDRALKFIKIAQRLNRDLQLDSLFTKCERLDSQSTASSSGAGTLPVKDKSGRIKEDGLNVEKNYTEENVKLIREIKGKSDYYSILGLEKSCSVEEIRKAYRKLSLKVHPDKNKAPGSEDAFKKVSKAFKCLSDNGSRRDYDQGGLVDEVDSNYNQPNNNFRRRRRRGTTAHDIFEDEFDPDEIFRAFFGQSDAYGRRNHAYRTRGGGGGMASHHQRHEVQGGGHYLMLLIQLLPLLIIVLLAYLPFTDPEYSLQKNQSYQILKVTEDYGVQFFVKSQAFDANYPVGSSAREAIEDNVIKDYKNMLRRYCQMELQRRTWNRNLPVPHCEKLNNFGVVA